Proteins encoded by one window of Bauldia sp.:
- the rbsD gene encoding D-ribose pyranase encodes MKRGTILNAELNHAIAAMGHGDTMIVCDAGFPIPRGAWRVDLAVIKDIPDLATVLTAIAGDFVAEKVSYADTLPAHNPVLLETVKRLFPDVDHTMVTHESILGELAAKAKVIVRTGAFDPWGNVVLTSGVDVPRWFDKPGVVAPEYYARKLRR; translated from the coding sequence ATGAAGCGAGGAACGATCCTTAACGCCGAACTGAACCATGCCATCGCTGCGATGGGCCATGGCGACACGATGATTGTCTGCGACGCGGGGTTCCCGATACCGCGCGGCGCCTGGCGCGTCGATCTCGCCGTGATCAAGGACATCCCCGATCTCGCCACTGTTCTGACGGCGATCGCCGGCGACTTTGTGGCCGAGAAGGTCAGCTACGCCGACACCTTGCCGGCGCACAACCCGGTGCTGCTGGAGACCGTGAAGCGCCTTTTCCCCGACGTGGACCACACCATGGTCACGCACGAATCCATTCTCGGCGAGCTTGCGGCGAAAGCAAAAGTCATCGTCCGCACGGGCGCCTTCGATCCATGGGGCAACGTCGTCTTGACCTCCGGCGTCGACGTTCCACGCTGGTTCGACAAGCCGGGCGTCGTCGCGCCCGAATATTACGCTCGAAAGCTGCGCCGGTGA
- a CDS encoding creatininase family protein, whose amino-acid sequence MLNLAEAFPRDIDRHLAEHAPILVQPLGTIEWHSHHLPLGLDGIVAERLSRAIAEQADAVLAPVSWWAVGGVPFPHTLKLPLALIEPLLVELYVQFGGMGFAVVLAFAGHFGLEQTLAMKRAALTAMRRTTAFILPLTEYDTVTDMYAGDHAGLGEASLLLSFRPELVHLDAVPLDAPLPGVLGPEPRGHATADHGRRIAEAIAARSAKVAHRLLDSAGDRRRYADVLELCVEVMEATLQLRRSGDSSSAPPIGTPAWLAHCAALTDGDYDAAQAHLRTKRSDLWR is encoded by the coding sequence ATGCTGAACCTCGCCGAGGCTTTCCCGCGCGATATCGACCGGCATCTGGCCGAGCACGCGCCGATACTGGTGCAGCCCCTGGGCACCATCGAATGGCACAGCCATCATCTGCCGCTGGGTCTCGACGGGATCGTTGCCGAACGATTGTCGCGGGCCATTGCCGAGCAGGCGGATGCAGTCCTGGCGCCGGTCTCGTGGTGGGCCGTGGGCGGTGTGCCGTTTCCCCATACGCTCAAGCTGCCGCTCGCGTTGATCGAGCCGCTCCTGGTGGAGCTCTACGTCCAGTTTGGTGGCATGGGCTTTGCCGTCGTCCTGGCATTTGCGGGGCATTTCGGTCTTGAGCAAACGCTCGCCATGAAACGTGCGGCGCTGACGGCCATGCGGCGAACAACGGCATTCATCCTGCCGCTCACCGAGTACGACACGGTCACCGACATGTATGCGGGCGACCACGCCGGCCTCGGCGAGGCATCCCTGTTGCTGTCATTTCGCCCGGAGCTGGTGCACCTCGACGCGGTTCCTCTGGACGCTCCGTTGCCCGGGGTGCTGGGGCCGGAGCCGCGTGGCCACGCCACCGCCGACCACGGCCGCCGGATTGCCGAGGCGATCGCCGCACGCTCCGCCAAAGTCGCCCACCGGCTTCTGGATAGTGCCGGTGATCGACGCCGCTACGCGGATGTCCTTGAACTTTGCGTCGAGGTGATGGAGGCAACGCTGCAGTTGCGCCGATCCGGCGACAGCAGCTCCGCTCCTCCTATCGGCACCCCTGCCTGGCTCGCGCATTGCGCGGCACTTACGGATGGCGACTACGACGCGGCTCAAGCTCATCTGAGGACAAAGCGGTCCGACCTCTGGCGTTAG
- a CDS encoding alcohol dehydrogenase catalytic domain-containing protein — translation MTAKQTQALVLHGLGQMPRLEDVVVSDPGPGEVRIRVMAAGICHTDLGYVEYARATPVVLGHEGAGIVEAVGTGVSASRVGEHVVISWRSPCGECRNCRSGRAQFCESVRGTAEPRVYLGDAPLAVMLNVGCFAAYVVVPAASAVAIRADMPFAKAALLGCAVATGLGAAIRHAKINDGDDVAVIGCGGVGLNTVQGARLARAGRIIAIDRDPDRLALARSFGATDEILASGDIVAEVRKLTDGRGVDHAFELVGRPDLIEAGAAMLARGGQLTLVGATGREEAISLRPRGFMSQQQRICGCIYGDIAPGHDLALFADWYADGRLQLDPLHTATISLAEMPDHFSASRHSGIRTVVRFED, via the coding sequence GTGACGGCGAAGCAGACGCAGGCGCTCGTCCTGCACGGGCTCGGACAGATGCCGCGACTGGAAGACGTCGTGGTTTCCGATCCCGGCCCCGGCGAGGTGCGGATAAGGGTGATGGCCGCCGGCATCTGCCACACCGACCTCGGCTATGTGGAATACGCCCGCGCGACACCGGTCGTTCTCGGTCACGAGGGCGCCGGCATCGTCGAGGCCGTGGGCACGGGGGTGAGCGCGTCGCGGGTCGGCGAGCATGTCGTCATCAGTTGGCGCTCGCCCTGCGGCGAGTGCCGCAATTGCCGCTCCGGTCGAGCCCAATTCTGCGAGTCGGTGCGCGGCACCGCCGAGCCCCGCGTTTACCTCGGCGATGCGCCTCTCGCCGTCATGCTCAACGTCGGGTGCTTCGCTGCCTACGTCGTCGTCCCTGCGGCGAGTGCCGTTGCCATTCGTGCCGACATGCCGTTTGCGAAGGCGGCGCTGCTCGGTTGCGCGGTTGCCACTGGATTGGGCGCCGCCATCCGGCACGCGAAGATAAACGACGGCGACGATGTGGCCGTGATCGGCTGCGGCGGCGTCGGTCTCAATACCGTGCAGGGCGCGCGGCTGGCGCGCGCGGGACGGATAATCGCCATCGACCGCGATCCCGATCGCCTGGCTCTGGCAAGGAGCTTCGGCGCCACCGACGAGATTCTGGCAAGCGGCGATATCGTGGCCGAGGTGCGGAAGCTCACCGACGGGCGTGGTGTCGACCACGCCTTTGAGCTGGTCGGGCGTCCCGATCTCATCGAGGCAGGCGCGGCCATGCTTGCGCGTGGCGGTCAGCTTACGCTGGTGGGGGCCACCGGCCGCGAGGAAGCCATCAGCCTGCGACCCCGGGGCTTCATGAGCCAGCAGCAAAGGATTTGCGGCTGCATCTACGGCGATATCGCACCGGGCCACGACCTCGCGCTCTTCGCCGATTGGTACGCCGACGGCAGGCTGCAACTGGATCCTCTCCACACGGCCACCATCAGCCTGGCGGAGATGCCCGACCATTTTTCTGCCAGCCGACACTCCGGCATCCGGACGGTCGTGCGTTTCGAGGACTAG
- the deoC gene encoding deoxyribose-phosphate aldolase, producing the protein MPMKLDEIAAVIQHTDVSPTATESNIRALCADAVRFRFNGVMVQPCWIGLCRAELAGTDIKVCSAMAYPMGGGLTRSKVAEMRHLVEEGVDEIDFMPNLGFLLSGRTEEFRAEIVAVVEAAEGRPVKAMLELEPLSIAERRLAILEAEAGGCAYVKNSSGWGVGGKATAELIRFMAATATRAKVKASGGIRSRQDAEDNILAGAVLLGTSAGPAIMRSGVGANAY; encoded by the coding sequence ATGCCGATGAAACTCGATGAAATCGCCGCCGTCATTCAACACACCGATGTCTCCCCGACGGCAACCGAAAGCAACATTCGTGCGCTGTGCGCCGACGCCGTACGCTTTCGGTTTAATGGCGTGATGGTGCAGCCGTGCTGGATCGGCCTCTGCCGTGCGGAGCTGGCTGGAACGGACATCAAGGTGTGCTCCGCCATGGCCTACCCGATGGGCGGCGGACTGACGCGCTCCAAGGTCGCGGAGATGCGGCATCTGGTCGAAGAAGGTGTCGACGAGATCGACTTCATGCCAAATCTTGGCTTCCTGCTCAGCGGCAGGACGGAGGAGTTCCGCGCCGAGATCGTCGCCGTCGTCGAGGCGGCGGAGGGCCGGCCGGTGAAGGCGATGCTCGAGCTCGAGCCGTTGTCGATCGCCGAGCGCCGCTTGGCGATCCTCGAAGCGGAGGCGGGCGGCTGCGCCTACGTGAAAAACTCATCCGGCTGGGGCGTCGGCGGCAAGGCGACTGCCGAGCTTATCCGGTTCATGGCCGCGACGGCCACGCGCGCCAAAGTCAAAGCCTCGGGCGGCATCCGCTCCCGGCAGGACGCCGAGGACAATATCCTCGCGGGTGCCGTGTTGCTGGGAACAAGCGCCGGGCCGGCGATCATGCGCAGCGGCGTCGGCGCCAATGCTTACTGA